From the genome of Rubripirellula reticaptiva:
GTTGTACGAATTTTCTGGACGGACGGATCTGCAGCTGCCGGATCGAAGTGATGTGTTGAAATTCTTCCAGTATCAGGCTCCCGAACACATCGAGCTGACGAATGGGATCACCGGATACCCTGAATCACCCGTGCCTTTTCGCGAAACAACGGTTCGCTTTCCTGGCAATCGGCCACCCGTCGTCACGAATGTCACGTTGATGGATTTGGGGATCCAGGAAACTTTGGCCCTGGTCTACTGTGACATCGGTTCTGGCGCGATCCTAGCGCACTGGCCTGCCGAGCCTGAGCCGACGACGATTCGTTTGGCGACCGTTTTCCAGCCGGTACATGTCGAGTCCTGTGACCTTGATGACGATGGCAACGTTGACTTGGTGGTTGCTGATATCGGCGAGTTCAACGCCAACGAAAGCGACCTCGGTCAAGTCGTCTGGCTGCATCGTCGTGGTGATTCCAGCAGTTTCGAGAAAACGGTTTTGCTAGACGGTTTAGGCCGAGTCTCGGATGTGCGGCCCGGCGACTTTGACGGCGATGGTGATACCGATTTGCTGGTCGGCGTCTTCGGTTGGCGAAAGACTGGGCAGATACTTTTGATGCTCAATGACGGTAACGATTCGGGCGGCGTACCCGAATTTACTATCAAAAAGATCGACGATCGGAATGGCGCCATTCATGTGCCACCGATCGATCTTAATGGTGACGGACATCTCGATTTCATCGTTCTGCTAAGCCAAGAACACGAACGGGTAGAAGTGTTTTTGAACGATGGTGCGGGCAACTTTGAAAATGAGTTGCTTTGGGCTGCTCCGAATCCCGCGTACGGATCCAGCGGAATTGAATTAGTCGATATGGATGGCGACAAGGACATCGATTTGCTGTATGTCAACGGCGATTCGTTTGATCGTGGGGCCAAGGCTCATCACTCGGTTCAGTGGCTCGAAAATGTCGGCGGTAACTCTTTTGCGCACCATCATGTGTGTAACATGCCCGGAGCCATGGATGCGACGGCCGCTGATTTCGATGGTGACGGTGACATGGATATCGTCGCTGCGTCTCTGTTGGCAGGCGATAGTCGACAGCAACTAAACGCCGTCGACTCGTCGTCCCTTGTGATTCTGACTCAGACGGGCAACGGCGAATTTGTCCCGGCGAGAATCGAAGGCAAGCTACACCAGCACCTTTCGTTGGTGGCCGGGGACTTTGATCACAATGGTACCGTCGATGTGGCGGTCGGCAATTTCATTCGGGATGCCGTTTCGGACTTGCCCGATCTGGTGATCCATTGGAATGAACGCCAGCAGTAACGTAAACAGCGCTGGGATGGCGGGCATGTCGTCTCAGTTGTGAGCATGGCATGAGCTTTGCAATCAGGTCTGTTAGCGGAAGGACTGCGCGATTCCAACTTCGGTGTGTCGTTCGTTCGCCGTCGTTGCTTACCTGTCGTTGCTTACCTAAGGAGTGCTGTGATGCGACTGAACGTTTGGATGTTGTTGGTTTGTTTACTCGGAACGCCTTTATTCGCGCAAGATCCAAAAATCGAGCCTGCGGATGAATTGGTTCCGGTCGAGTCGGCCGAAACGCCACTCGATTTCTGGATGCAGAAAAAGCTTGGTTACTCAAGCGAAATACTGAAGGGGCTTGCTCTGGGCGACTTTGACTTGGTCGAATCGAGTGCACGCCATCTGCGAGTTCTCAATCGCATCGAAGGGTTTGTGCGGAGCCGCAATCCGGACTATCGAACCAACATAAACTTGTTTGACCGATCGACGAACGAAGTGATCCGACAAGCAAAGGCGGAAAACATCGAAGGCGTCACTTTGGCGTATCACCAAATGACGCTCAGTTGTGTTCGTTGTCACCAAACGCTTCGCGAGTAGTTTTCGTCAACCCTCAGCGGCGCAAATGTTGACGGCTTCGCAGCGATTGTTGCATCGAGGCAGTCACTGCAGCGTTGCATTTACCGCATTGCTGTGATCATTGCATCGCGGCGAGTTTGTCCAGGATGACTTGTTCGTTTACGGACAACTTGCCTTTTCCGAAACGAGCGTTCGACGAGTTGGCAACATTCGTGGCCATCCGTAAGAACTCGGCATGCAGCATGGCTGACATCTTTGGCGTCAGCGTCTGGTCGACTGCGGCTGCGTATTCTTCCCAAACTTTCCAAAGCGATTGCGGCGGGCAATGGTGGAGCCACGTTTCCAGCAGATCGAACGCCGTTGGCGAGTCTTTGACGCCGTGACGCAAGGCGGCGCTCAAAATGGCTTGACGTTCGGCGGGAGTGACACGGCCGTCCGCCCAGGCCACAAACACGGCGGGAACCAACGCTAGTGCCGCGATTGATGAAGACCTGATGCCAGCGTCGATCAAGTGGTCGAGTAACTCTTGGTCGTGAAAGCCGGTTTCTGCTTCCAGATCGAAGCGAGACTCTTCGAGTTCAAGTTTTTCACGCAGTCGTGCGCCCAATTGCTCGTCGACTCGGTGGAAAAACTCATCTTCAAGGGCTTTGCCTCGTCGATGAAGGGAATCCATTTCAGGCATGATTTCGCATCTCGGTTAGTGAGAATCGGCTTGCCAGCGTTTTGTTCGCCGACGTCAGTTGAGTTGATTTGAACGCAAAAGCAATTGTGGTGCCAACCTGCTTGTTGACTGCAAGAGTACGGGAACGGCCAACTTGGTTGTGTTCAACCGGCCCGGTGGCGCGCTGTGATGCCCGTCGCAGATCGTGCGAATCCGCACGCGTGAGCGGAATGGGACCAGCTCTCAATCGCATCGCTTGCGAGAATCTTGGAAATGCAGCCGGCGACGTCGTTTGTCGCTGCTGCGATAGTTGGTCCGCGCTTTGCTTTACCGATTGTGGCTAGACGATATACACCTTGGAATTGACCTCATGACATCCATGAAGAAGCAATCTGGACAACTTCGCAATGTTGCCACTCAGCATTTTTTCGGCGAACTGGAACGACAGATCGTCCAACGCCTTCGCGACGAGGCGACAAGCGAACAAGGCCGCGTCGAGTTGCTGCGAAGTACTGGGCTTCACGATACTGAGTTGTTGGAAGAACTCGGTAAGTTGGGGATCACTGCTGATGGTGTCATCGCGCTGCGACTGTTGCCGTTGGTGTTGGTCGCCTGGGCAGACGGAAATGTTAGTCAAGAGGAACGCGAAGCCGTTATGGCCGCGGCGTTAAAGATGGGGATCGTCGAGAGCACGACGGCTTGGATATTGCTTGACCAGTGGCTCACCAAGCGTCCTCGCGGTGTCAGTGTCGACGCTTGGCGACGGTACATCCACGAGGTCATGGCTCAGATATCAAGCACTGCGCAGAAACGGTTGGTTGACTTGACCTGCCAGCAAATGACTCAGGTTGCGAAAGCCACCGGCGGCGTCTTAGGCTTTGGCAGTGTTTCAAACAAAGAACAAGAAGTCATTCACGAAGTCAAAATCGCGATGCAACTAAAAGCAACGCCTTAGGAACGCGAAGCTTGTTAAGTGCCTCATTCGCAGTCTCCCCTTCGATCAACTAGTGATCGTGACCGCTGTGGTCATGGCCTCCGTGATCGTGCCCGTCGTGGTCGTGTTTGATTTCACCGCGATAGGGAGTTCCATTGATGGTCAGCGTTAGCTTGGGGGCTGCAGTATCGTCATCGATATGTCCGACTAGTTCAGCATCAGCAATTGTGAATCGTGACGATTTGCCATTGGGATCTGCGTCATCAGGGGTGGCGGCAAGCTTGTATTGTTCCGGCGTTCCGTCGTGCATCAAGTTGATCGTCAACTCACTCGCATCAATGGGGACGGCTTTGGTTGCCGACGAATCAAGTACATAGATCGTCACCGAATTGTTGTCGTGGATCACTTCAGCGTGGAATTCTTCGTTGCCGAGTTCGACTAGAGTTCCGTGATGTGGTCCTTCGGACGGGTGGGAATGAACGTCGGCGTTATCAGGCGGAAGACTATTCATCTCAACTGCCGCGTCCGAAGTTGTCGTTGCTGGTTTGGATCCGCACCCGGTGGCAATCAACAGTGTCGCGCCAATGGTGAATGCCAAGTTAAAGTTTCGCATTTGCTTTCTCATAGGTTTTAAGATTGTGCGAAAGGAGTGTCGGGTCGGACAGTCTTTTTCGCTCATTAAACTAGGAACTGTGAACTGGTTTATGCATTGCAATGTGATCGCGATGTAAATCATGCGTTGGCTGTTGCTTCGTCAAGTGTCGCTTCGCTCGTCGCTTCGCTGACCACTCGGGCAGCCGACTTCATACCAAACAACCAGAACAAAGCTGGGTGAACAAAGAAGTCGAGCGCCGTTGAGCTGATCAGGCCA
Proteins encoded in this window:
- a CDS encoding FG-GAP repeat domain-containing protein, with the translated sequence MGLNILNASEKAEFVERVRPQVEQFCGDCHVMALPSSSAVDDWVAEVEQGFSLYEFSGRTDLQLPDRSDVLKFFQYQAPEHIELTNGITGYPESPVPFRETTVRFPGNRPPVVTNVTLMDLGIQETLALVYCDIGSGAILAHWPAEPEPTTIRLATVFQPVHVESCDLDDDGNVDLVVADIGEFNANESDLGQVVWLHRRGDSSSFEKTVLLDGLGRVSDVRPGDFDGDGDTDLLVGVFGWRKTGQILLMLNDGNDSGGVPEFTIKKIDDRNGAIHVPPIDLNGDGHLDFIVLLSQEHERVEVFLNDGAGNFENELLWAAPNPAYGSSGIELVDMDGDKDIDLLYVNGDSFDRGAKAHHSVQWLENVGGNSFAHHHVCNMPGAMDATAADFDGDGDMDIVAASLLAGDSRQQLNAVDSSSLVILTQTGNGEFVPARIEGKLHQHLSLVAGDFDHNGTVDVAVGNFIRDAVSDLPDLVIHWNERQQ